Proteins found in one Ptychodera flava strain L36383 chromosome 16, AS_Pfla_20210202, whole genome shotgun sequence genomic segment:
- the LOC139152447 gene encoding solute carrier family 35 member F3-like: MRKFAAMVVGNTCKQTAINIFMILGIGGTWAGSMQLATCAYSPSFDGVLLYVWFSTAWLILFFPVSRFCSRFQKKECILEYEKTCDSVHAINALCLKTFLTKVCPFCALWMLTNYLFLQSLTGLTATDASAIYSTCSAYIYILSVFVFQESVLTARVIAVFLSLFGFAILWHLDTVFHPGFMGVILCLGSTVTASVYKVFFYHTMGNATFADIAMFFTMIGICDLLLMWPVVFCASYTGYESYIIKEVPWTILSLAALFGLFLTFLVIFGSVCTSHANISLGTLVGIPINIVVDILAYEVAFSWLKILALLSIGAGFILMLIPRSDTSKEVCQDCTINGKQPKVSATCFG, encoded by the exons ATGAGGAAGTTTGCCGCCATGGTAGTGGGTAACACCTGCAAACAGACTGCTATAAACATCTTCATGATACTGGGCATTGGTGGGACCTGGGCAGGCAGCATGCAACTGGCAACGTGTGCGTACTCACCATCCTTCGATGGAGTGCTGTTGTACGTGTGGTTTTCTACCGCGTGGCTGATCTTGTTCTTTCCAGTATCACGGTTCTGTAGCAGATTTCAGAAGAAAGAATGCATTCTAGAATATGAGAA GACATGTGATTCAGTGCATGCAATCAATGCCCTTTGTCTCAAAACCTTTCTAACCAAGGTCTGTCCATTCTGTGCCCTGTGGATGTTGACTAACTACCTGTTTCTGCAATCATTAACTGGACTTACTGCCACCGATGCCTCCGCTATCTACTCAACCTGCTCagcttatatttatatattatctgtatttgtatttcaagaGTCTGTATTAACTGCACGG GTAATCGCTGTTTTCCTGTCCTTATTTGGTTTTGCTATACTCTGGCATTTAGACACTGTTTTCCATCCTGGATTCATGGGTGTAATCTTGTGCCTTGGCTCAACAGTCACAGCATCAGTCTACAAG GTGTTCTTTTATCACACCATGGGAAATGCAACTTTTGCCGATATAGCCATGTTCTTTACAATGATTGGCATATGTGATTTGCTACTCATGTGGCCAGTCGTCTTCTGTGCGTCATATACTGGTTATGAGAGCTACATCATCAAGGAAGTCCCATGGACAATCTTATCCCTGGCTGCCCTGTTTGGATTGT tcCTCACCTttcttgtgatatttggcaGTGTCTGTACATCTCATGCCAACATCTCTCTAGGAACGTTAGTCGGAATCCCAATAAATATTG TTGTAGACATTCTGGCCTATGAGGTGGCCTTCTCTTGGCTGAAGATCCTAGCTTTGCTTTCCATCGGTGCTGGATTCATTCTCATGCTTATTCCAAGATCAGATACAAGTAAAGAAGTTTGTCAGGATTGCACTATCAATGGAAAGCAGCCTAAAGTGTCTGCCACTTGTTTTGGTTGA